One window of Dyadobacter sandarakinus genomic DNA carries:
- a CDS encoding LLM class flavin-dependent oxidoreductase, translating to MTDKFIQDIPFSILDLAPITEGNNAAVTFKNSLSLAQHAEELGYHRYWLAEHHNMESVASSATSVLIGYIAGGTRTIRVGSGGIMLPNHAPLVVAEQFGTLASLYPGRIDLGLGRAPGTDQVTARALRRNYMESAQDFPDDVMALQTYFSAENSSSKVRAIPGEGLDIPIWILGSSTDSARLAAHLGLPYAFASHFAPTHFLSAIELYRRNFRPSRYLAQPYVMACVNVIAADTNQEAERLATSFFQLATGIITGRRRALQPPVDSMDGLWGEYEEAAVRQMMKYTFIGDKKQISSDLTYFQKHTQLDELMVTSHIYDPQARIHSYEVLKSLQNESREVLA from the coding sequence ATGACAGACAAATTCATACAAGACATCCCGTTTTCCATCCTTGATCTTGCACCGATCACCGAGGGAAACAATGCGGCTGTAACATTCAAAAACAGTCTCAGCCTCGCGCAGCACGCGGAAGAGCTGGGCTACCATCGTTACTGGCTGGCCGAGCACCACAATATGGAAAGCGTAGCCAGTTCGGCCACTTCGGTGCTGATCGGGTATATTGCCGGCGGCACGCGTACCATCAGGGTCGGCAGCGGAGGCATTATGCTGCCCAATCATGCGCCGCTGGTCGTGGCTGAGCAGTTCGGTACCCTTGCATCCTTATACCCGGGCCGCATTGACCTGGGACTCGGGCGTGCTCCCGGCACCGACCAGGTGACCGCCCGCGCGCTGAGGCGTAACTACATGGAATCTGCCCAGGACTTTCCGGATGATGTGATGGCGCTGCAAACGTATTTTTCAGCAGAAAACAGCAGCTCCAAAGTACGTGCGATCCCGGGTGAAGGACTGGACATCCCGATCTGGATACTGGGATCCAGTACCGATAGTGCCCGTCTTGCCGCGCATCTGGGTTTGCCTTATGCATTTGCAAGTCATTTTGCACCAACCCACTTCCTGAGTGCGATCGAGCTTTACCGGCGTAACTTCCGCCCGTCCCGGTACCTTGCCCAGCCTTATGTGATGGCTTGTGTCAATGTGATCGCCGCGGATACAAACCAGGAGGCCGAGCGGCTTGCTACCTCTTTCTTCCAGCTGGCTACGGGGATTATTACAGGCAGGCGCCGGGCGCTGCAGCCGCCGGTCGATAGCATGGACGGGCTTTGGGGAGAGTATGAGGAGGCTGCGGTAAGACAAATGATGAAGTACACCTTTATCGGGGACAAAAAACAGATCAGCAGTGACCTTACCTATTTTCAGAAGCATACCCAGCTCGATGAGCTCATGGTGACCAGCCACATTTACGATCCCCAGGCACGGATTCACAGCTACGAGGTTCTGAAGAGCCTGCAGAATGAAAGCAGGGAGGTACTCGCGTAG